In the Acomys russatus chromosome 13, mAcoRus1.1, whole genome shotgun sequence genome, one interval contains:
- the Retsat gene encoding all-trans-retinol 13,14-reductase, whose protein sequence is MWITVLLLAVLLLAVLHRVYVGFFAESSPNPFAEDVKRPPEPLVTDKEARKKVLKQAFSVSRVPERLDAVVIGSGIGGLASAAILAKAGKRVLVLEQHTKAGGCCHTFGENGLEFDTGIHYIGRMREGNIGRFILDQITEGQLDWAPMASPFDVMILEGPDGRKEFPMYSGRQEYIQGLKEKFPKEEAVIDKYMELVKVVSRGAFHAILLKFFPLSLTQLLNKFGLLTRFSPFCRASTQSLAEVLQQFGASRELQAVLSYIFPTYGVTPSHTTFSMHALLVDHYLQGAYYPRGGSSEIAFHTIPLIQRAGGAVLTRATVQSVLLDSAGRACGVSVKKGQEEVSIYCPVVISNAGMFNTYQHLLPESARCLPDVKKQLAMIRPGMGMLSVFICLKGTKEDLNLQSTNYYVYFDTDMDKAMERYVSMPKEKAPEHIPLLFIAFPSAKDPTWEDRFPDRSTMTILVPMVFEWFEEWQEEPKGKRGVDYETLKNAFLEASMSVVMKLFPQLEGKVESVTGGSPLTNQYYLAAPRGATYGADHDLARLHPHAMASIRAQTSIPNLYLTGQDIFTCGLMGALQGALLCSSAILKRNLYSDLQALGSKVRAQKKKK, encoded by the exons ATGTGGATCACGGTTTTGCTGCTGGCCGTGCTGTTGTTGGCGGTCCTCCACAGGGTTTACGTGGGTTTCTTCGCCGAAAGTTCTCCGAACCCCTTCGCGGAGGATGTCAAGCGGCCACCTGAACCCCTGGTGACGGACAAGGAAGCTAGGAAGAAAGTTCTCAAACAAG CTTTCTCAGTCAGCCGAGTACCAGAGCGGCTGGATGCGGTGGTGATTGGCAGTGGCATTGGGGGGCTGGCCTCAGCTGCGATTCTGGctaaagctggcaagagagtccttGTACTCGAACAACATACCAAGGCAGGGGGCTGCTGCCATACCTTCGGGGAAAATGGCCTTGAATTTGACACTG GAATCCATTACATCGGACGCATGCGCGAGGGCAACATTGGCCGTTTTATCCTGGACCAGATCACCGAAGGGCAGCTGGACTGGGCTCCCATGGCCTCCCCTTTTGACGTGATGATACTAGAAGGGCCTGATGGCCGAAAGGAGTTCCCCATGTACAGCGGGAGGCAAGAATACATCCAGGGCCTCAAGGAGAAGTTCCCCAAGGAGGAAGCTGTCATTGACAAGTACATGGAGCTGGTTAAG gtggTGTCCCGCGGAGCCTTTCATGCCATCCTGCTGAAGTTCTTCCCGCTGTCCTTGACCCAGCTCCTCAACAAGTTCGGGCTGCTGACTCGGTTCTCTCCATTCTGCCGAGCGTCCACTCAGAGCCTGGCTGAGGTCCTGCAGCAGTTTGGAGCGTCCCGTGAGCTCCAGGCTGTGCTCAGCTACATCTTCCCCACTTACG GCGTAACCCCGAGCCACACCACCTTTTCCATGCATGCCCTGCTGGTTGACCACTACCTCCAAGGGGCATATTATCCCCGAGGGGGCTCCAGTGAAATCGCCTTCCATACCATCCCTTTGATTCAGCGGGCTGGGGGCGCTGTCCTCACCAGGGCCACTGTACAGAGTGTGCTGCTGGACTCGGCTGGGAGAGCCTGTG GCGTCAGTGTGAAGAAGGGACAAGAGGAAGTGAGCATCTATTGCCCTGTGGTCATCTCCAATGCGGGAATGTTCAATACCTACCAGCACTTGCTGCCAGAGTCTGCCCGCTGTCTGCCAG ACGTGAAAAAGCAACTGGCAATGATTCGGCCTGGCATGGGCATGCTCTCAGTGTTCATCTGCCTGAAAGGCACCAAGGAGGACCTGAACCTTCAGTCTACCAACTACTATGTTTATTTTGACACCGACATGGACAAGGC GATGGAACGCTATGTCTCTATGCCCAAGGAGAAGGCTCCAGAACACATCCCCCTCCTTTTCATAGCCTTCCCATCAGCCAAGGATCCAACCTGGGAGGACCGATTCCCAG ACCGGTCCACAATGACTATACTGGTACCCATGGTGTTTGAGTGGTTTGAGGAGTGGCAGGAGGAGCCAAAGGGCAAGCGGGGTGTTGACTATGAGACCCTCAAAAATGCCTTCCTGGAAGCCTCTATGTCGGTGGTCATGAAACTGTTCCCACAGCTGGAGGGCAAG GTGGAGAGTGTGACTGGAGGGTCCCCACTGACCAACCAGTACTACCTGGCTGCTCCCCGAGGAGCTACCTATGGAGCCGACCATGACCTGGCTCGTCTGCATCCTCACGCCATGGCTTCCATACGAGCCCAAACCTCCATCCCCAACCTCTACCTGACAG GCCAAGATATCTTCACTTGTGGGCTGATGGGGGCCCTGCAAGGGGCCTTGCTGTGCAGCAGTGCCATCCTGAAACGGAACTTGTACTCAGATCTGCAGGCTCTTGGCTCAAAGGTCCGggcacaaaagaagaagaagtag